One Campylobacter concisus genomic window, AGCTGACGTTGGCTTAAGAGCTAAAAATAACCTAGCTAAAGAGATCGCAACTCCGATGAGCCCAGCTGCTGCAAAAGGTGAAGAGGCTTATCTAAAAGGCGGATGCAATGGTTGCCACGTTATCGGTCAAGTAAGCTCAGGTCCAGACCTAACAGGCGTCTTGCTAAGACATGAAAATGGCGAAAAATGGGTGGCAGAATTTATCAAAGATCCTGCTAAGTTCTATAATGATGACTACATTAAATCAATGATTGATTACTTTAACCTTAGAATGCCAAATCAGCATATGAGTGATGAAGAGATCAAAAATATCATCGAATACCTAAAATGGGTAGATGAAAACGCTGGTATGTAGTTTTTAAAGGGGCATTTTGCCCCTTTTTAAATTTTAAAATTTTATTTTTAGTAGATGAAATTTTAAAATTTAAAGGAGAGATCATGAGTAAATATAAAATTTATACCATTGTTGCACTTGTCTTAATGACTGTTTGTTTTACTTTGCCTGTTCTTGGTTGGCACGGAGCAAAAGAGCGTATAGCTGATGGTGATGAACTGCCATCTTATACTTACGGTATCTATAATCTTTATAGCTCATTTCAGTATAAAAATCACCTTTTATCAAAAGATGTAGCAAGCGATCTTCATAAGATGATCGAACAAAAAGCAGAGATAGGCACACCATCTTTTCCTATCTGGTACGTCTCTCTTGAAGCTCCAAATTATCCAAAATCAGCCTTTCCTGATGGAATTCCTGTATATTTTCACGTAGATGGATATAGTGGTGACGTGCATGAGATGAATACGATAAATCACTACATCGGTATGTATCCTATGGAGCATGGCGGAAATTTAGAGCGAGCGATAGCACCTTATTATTTGCTTATTTCAACGCTTTGTATGCTTGCATTTTTGTATTACAATGGCAAATTTAACTCGCTTCTTATGGTTCCAACCATTATCGCGCCTGTGCTATTTATGAGCGCATTTGCAGGATGGCTTTACTGGTATGGACACAATATGCAAGAGTGGGGTGCATTTAAGATTAAACCATTTATGCCAACAGTTTTAGGCGATGGTAGCGTCGCGCAATTTACAACGCACTCTTATCCAAGTATCGGATTTTGGGTTATGATTGCTATGAGTGTATTTTGCATACTTGCAGTATTTTCAAAGAAAAAAGAGCTAAATGCGTAAAATTTTCAATTTTGCCCTTGCTTTCTTACCTATTTTTAGCTCTGCAAATATCCTTCAAGATGCAATAAATAACGCTAGCCCTGGCGATGTTATAAAGCTAGGAGACGGCATCTATGAAGGAAGCATAACTATAAATAAGCCTCTTAGTATCGTTGGTGAGGGCAAAAACGCTCACATAAAAGGAAATGGTAAAGGCACAGTTGTAAAGATTATTGCCTCAAATGTTACGCTTAGAAATTTAAAGATAAGTGGTAGCGGAAATGACCTTGGTGAGTTAGATGCTGGCATTGGCTGTGATAAAGCAAATAATGTCT contains:
- a CDS encoding cytochrome C codes for the protein MSKYKIYTIVALVLMTVCFTLPVLGWHGAKERIADGDELPSYTYGIYNLYSSFQYKNHLLSKDVASDLHKMIEQKAEIGTPSFPIWYVSLEAPNYPKSAFPDGIPVYFHVDGYSGDVHEMNTINHYIGMYPMEHGGNLERAIAPYYLLISTLCMLAFLYYNGKFNSLLMVPTIIAPVLFMSAFAGWLYWYGHNMQEWGAFKIKPFMPTVLGDGSVAQFTTHSYPSIGFWVMIAMSVFCILAVFSKKKELNA